The proteins below are encoded in one region of Mus caroli chromosome 10, CAROLI_EIJ_v1.1, whole genome shotgun sequence:
- the Ginm1 gene encoding glycoprotein integral membrane protein 1 isoform X1, producing the protein MEGGLSAPLSVPLLLFMALPAAGWLTTNAPRPPSTAPQNGIQINVTTLSKSGEVSEEQVVLNITYERGQVYVNDLPVNSGVTRIRCQTLMVKSENLEKLEEKHYFGIVTVRILVLEKPVTYSASSQLIVIQGEVVEIDGRQAQQKNVTEIDILVKNQRVLRYSSYFLPLEESMLYSISRDSDILFTLPDFSKKVGTVSSLQTTSHYLMGNVETTVDGNALPGKLPETPLRAEPPSSYKVMCQWMEKLRKALCRFWSSVAPVLFMFLDVMVVGVLGAAGVIAVLKLLFPVCENKGILQVDKMNGISVPIILYPDGSEKTAQKLTDKTDI; encoded by the exons ATGGAGGGCGGCCTGTCGGCGCCGCTGTCCGTCCCGCTGTTGCTGTTCATGGCGCTGCCAGCCGCGGGATGGCTGACCACCAACGCGCCCAGGCCGCCGTCCACAGCCCCGCAG AATGGCATCCAAATCAATGTAACTACCCTGAGCAAGAGTGGGGAAGTGTCTGAAGAACAG GTTGTTCTTAACATAACCTATGAGCGTGGGCAGGTATATGTAAATGACTTACCTGTAAATAGTGGTGTAACCCGAATACGCTGCCAGACTTTGATGG tgAAGAGTGAAAATCTGGAAAAGTTGGAGGAGAAACACTATTTTGGAATTGTCACTGTGAGGATCTTAGTTCTCGAGAAGCCTGTGACATACAGTGCCAGCTCCCAGCTGATTGTCATCCAAGGAGAGGTTGTGGAGATTGACGGGAGACAA gctCAACAAAAGAATGTTACAGAAATTGACATTTTAGTTAAGAACCAGAGAGTACTCAGATATTCAAGCTATTTCCTTCCTTTGGAAGAAAGCATGCTTTATTCTATTTCTCGAGACAGTGACATTTTATTCACGCTTCCTGACTTTTCcaaaaaag TAGGAACTGTTAGCTCACTGCAGACCACCAGCCACTACCTCATGGGGAATGTGGAAACCACTGTGGATGGAAATGCTTTACCTGGCAAGTTGCCTGAGACTCCTCTTAGAGCAGAGCCTCCATCTTCATACAAG GTAATGTGCCAGTggatggagaaactgagaaaagCGCTGTGTCGGTTCTGGAGCAGTGTGGCCCCGGTGCTCTTCATGTTTCTGGACGTCATGGTGGTTGGAGTTCTGGGAGCAGCAGGAGTCATAGCAGTGTTAAAGCTGCTCTTCCCAGTGTGTGAGAACAA AGGAATTCTTCAGGTGGATAAAATGAATGGGATCTCGGTACCTATCATCTTATACCCAGACGGCTCTGAGAAAACAGCACAGAAACTTACAGATAAAACAGATATTTAA
- the Ginm1 gene encoding glycoprotein integral membrane protein 1 isoform X2, with product MEGGLSAPLSVPLLLFMALPAAGWLTTNAPRPPSTAPQNGIQINVTTLSKSGEVSEEQVVLNITYERGQVYVNDLPVNSGVTRIRCQTLMVKSENLEKLEEKHYFGIVTVRILVLEKPVTYSASSQLIVIQGEVVEIDGRQAQQKNVTEIDILVKNQRVLRYSSYFLPLEESMLYSISRDSDILFTLPDFSKKGTVSSLQTTSHYLMGNVETTVDGNALPGKLPETPLRAEPPSSYKVMCQWMEKLRKALCRFWSSVAPVLFMFLDVMVVGVLGAAGVIAVLKLLFPVCENKGILQVDKMNGISVPIILYPDGSEKTAQKLTDKTDI from the exons ATGGAGGGCGGCCTGTCGGCGCCGCTGTCCGTCCCGCTGTTGCTGTTCATGGCGCTGCCAGCCGCGGGATGGCTGACCACCAACGCGCCCAGGCCGCCGTCCACAGCCCCGCAG AATGGCATCCAAATCAATGTAACTACCCTGAGCAAGAGTGGGGAAGTGTCTGAAGAACAG GTTGTTCTTAACATAACCTATGAGCGTGGGCAGGTATATGTAAATGACTTACCTGTAAATAGTGGTGTAACCCGAATACGCTGCCAGACTTTGATGG tgAAGAGTGAAAATCTGGAAAAGTTGGAGGAGAAACACTATTTTGGAATTGTCACTGTGAGGATCTTAGTTCTCGAGAAGCCTGTGACATACAGTGCCAGCTCCCAGCTGATTGTCATCCAAGGAGAGGTTGTGGAGATTGACGGGAGACAA gctCAACAAAAGAATGTTACAGAAATTGACATTTTAGTTAAGAACCAGAGAGTACTCAGATATTCAAGCTATTTCCTTCCTTTGGAAGAAAGCATGCTTTATTCTATTTCTCGAGACAGTGACATTTTATTCACGCTTCCTGACTTTTCcaaaaaag GAACTGTTAGCTCACTGCAGACCACCAGCCACTACCTCATGGGGAATGTGGAAACCACTGTGGATGGAAATGCTTTACCTGGCAAGTTGCCTGAGACTCCTCTTAGAGCAGAGCCTCCATCTTCATACAAG GTAATGTGCCAGTggatggagaaactgagaaaagCGCTGTGTCGGTTCTGGAGCAGTGTGGCCCCGGTGCTCTTCATGTTTCTGGACGTCATGGTGGTTGGAGTTCTGGGAGCAGCAGGAGTCATAGCAGTGTTAAAGCTGCTCTTCCCAGTGTGTGAGAACAA AGGAATTCTTCAGGTGGATAAAATGAATGGGATCTCGGTACCTATCATCTTATACCCAGACGGCTCTGAGAAAACAGCACAGAAACTTACAGATAAAACAGATATTTAA